The following are encoded together in the Pseudomonas sediminis genome:
- a CDS encoding alginate export family protein, translating into MQLNKIVSQLGLSASLLAASAAWAADAPKNFGLDVKITAQSEDDRDLGTRSGGDVNGIGLDLRPWVYGERGDWSAFAMGQAVTATDTIETDPLQDDGEGSEQRSDARQPDKSYLAMREFWVDYAGLTAYPGEHLRVGRQRLRSNEGTWWDTNIEAVNWRFDTTLLQATVGVAERFSDYRTDLDDLAPEDEDRQHFFAGLDYQWTPGHRIGAKLHHSRDDGRLANPGERVDELSKRYTGDLTWFGLHADGGFFERNSRNRLNYWAQLTWLQGDTDQLQQEVVGNDRIATGSRSQDVDAWAMDLGLRYSLDDNWKIGAAYARGSGGGDEGKSRQFMQTGLHSNRANFTGVESRLHRYGEAFRGELSNLQVASAFSSWQLGEDYDASVVYHRFWRVDGDQDVGDSGITAPLVAGEKDIGQEVDLVLTRYFKQGLLPATVAEQLDDRSALVRLRAGVFLPGDAYGSGTDSVMHRAFVDFIWRF; encoded by the coding sequence ATGCAGTTGAACAAAATCGTCAGCCAGCTGGGTCTGAGCGCCAGTCTGCTGGCCGCGAGCGCTGCCTGGGCGGCGGATGCGCCGAAGAATTTCGGCCTGGATGTGAAGATCACCGCGCAATCGGAAGACGACCGCGACCTCGGCACCCGCTCGGGTGGCGACGTCAACGGTATCGGTCTTGACCTGCGCCCCTGGGTCTACGGCGAGCGTGGTGACTGGAGCGCCTTCGCCATGGGCCAGGCGGTTACCGCCACCGACACCATCGAAACCGACCCGCTACAGGATGACGGCGAAGGCAGCGAACAACGCAGCGACGCGCGCCAGCCGGACAAGAGCTACCTGGCCATGCGCGAATTCTGGGTCGATTACGCCGGCCTCACCGCCTACCCGGGTGAACACCTGCGCGTCGGCCGTCAGCGTCTGCGCAGCAACGAAGGCACCTGGTGGGACACCAATATCGAAGCCGTCAATTGGCGCTTCGATACCACTCTGCTGCAAGCCACGGTCGGCGTTGCCGAGCGCTTCTCCGATTACCGCACCGACCTCGATGACCTGGCGCCCGAAGACGAAGATCGCCAGCACTTCTTCGCCGGCCTCGACTACCAGTGGACACCAGGCCACCGCATCGGCGCCAAGCTGCACCACAGCCGCGACGACGGCCGCCTGGCCAATCCTGGCGAGCGTGTCGACGAACTGAGCAAACGCTACACCGGTGACCTCACCTGGTTCGGCCTGCATGCCGACGGCGGCTTCTTCGAGCGCAATTCGCGCAATCGTCTCAACTACTGGGCGCAGCTGACCTGGCTGCAAGGCGATACCGATCAGCTGCAGCAGGAAGTGGTCGGCAACGACCGTATCGCCACCGGTTCGCGCAGCCAGGATGTCGACGCCTGGGCGATGGACCTGGGCCTACGCTACAGCCTCGATGACAACTGGAAGATCGGCGCCGCCTATGCCCGTGGTAGCGGCGGTGGCGATGAAGGCAAGTCGCGCCAGTTCATGCAGACAGGCCTGCACAGCAACCGCGCCAACTTCACCGGCGTCGAATCGCGTCTGCACCGTTACGGCGAGGCCTTCCGCGGCGAACTGTCGAACCTGCAGGTGGCCAGTGCGTTCAGCTCCTGGCAGCTGGGCGAGGACTACGACGCCAGCGTCGTCTATCACCGTTTCTGGCGCGTCGATGGCGACCAGGACGTCGGCGACAGCGGCATCACCGCACCGCTGGTAGCCGGCGAGAAAGACATCGGCCAGGAAGTCGACCTGGTGCTGACCCGCTACTTCAAGCAGGGCCTGCTGCCGGCCACCGTCGCCGAACAACTGGATGATCGCTCGGCCCTGGTACGCCTGCGCGCCGGCGTGTTCCTGCCGGGCGACGCCTACGGCAGCGGCACCGATTCGGTGATGCACCGCGCCTTCGTCGACTTCATCTGGCGCTTCTGA
- the algG gene encoding mannuronan 5-epimerase AlgG — MQPNGLALPLLLGALCLTAPLAQANPTQHQFDYRVRSAPADELHMEAPKLPDLSGYTKEAVLAKIPREQRGQVVVRRMLRQDALKDFTGGNERLREWIKRQQGMPQAIFIEGGLVTAQDLAKALPDSQFAEQEPGVYLARLPIVVAEGAALHIGKETRELRLSQERGSFLVNDGLMFITDTRVTAWREADNGPATMRDNGKEFRPFLVSWGGSELYIASSVITSLGYSNSKSYGVSITQYTPNMHERLQRDEPTGWLIDSEFVDHWYGFYCYEAQNVVIKGNTYRDNIVYGIDPHDRSHGLIIAENTVFGTKKKHGIIISREVNDSWIINNESYDNKLSGVVIDRNSERNLIAYNRVHGNHSDGITLYESGDNLLWGNHVLGNRRHGIRIRNSENIRLYENVSAMNQLTGVYGHIKDLSDTDRDLDLDPFDTKISMIIVGGTLAGNGSSPINIDSPLSVELYRVKMLAPRKSSGIQLAGILGEKQDEILDLMVRQRLPVLIDPIEPEKLTN, encoded by the coding sequence ATGCAACCCAACGGCTTAGCCCTACCCCTGCTGCTCGGCGCGCTGTGCCTCACCGCGCCCCTGGCCCAGGCCAACCCGACGCAGCATCAGTTCGACTACCGCGTGCGCAGCGCCCCGGCGGACGAACTGCATATGGAAGCGCCCAAACTGCCGGACCTGTCCGGCTACACCAAGGAGGCCGTGCTGGCCAAGATTCCGCGTGAACAACGCGGTCAGGTGGTGGTGCGGCGCATGCTGCGCCAGGACGCGCTGAAGGACTTCACCGGCGGCAACGAACGCCTGCGCGAATGGATCAAACGTCAGCAGGGCATGCCCCAGGCGATCTTCATCGAAGGCGGTCTGGTCACCGCCCAGGATCTGGCCAAGGCGCTGCCTGACAGCCAGTTCGCCGAGCAGGAGCCAGGCGTGTACCTGGCTCGTCTACCCATCGTGGTGGCCGAGGGTGCCGCGCTGCACATCGGCAAGGAAACCCGCGAACTGCGCCTGTCGCAGGAGCGCGGCTCGTTCCTGGTCAACGACGGCCTGATGTTCATCACCGACACCCGCGTTACCGCCTGGCGCGAGGCAGACAACGGCCCGGCGACCATGCGCGACAACGGCAAGGAGTTCCGCCCCTTCCTGGTGTCCTGGGGCGGTAGCGAGCTGTATATCGCCAGCAGCGTGATCACCAGCCTGGGCTACAGCAACTCGAAGTCCTACGGGGTATCGATTACCCAGTACACGCCGAACATGCACGAGCGCCTTCAGCGCGACGAGCCGACCGGCTGGCTGATCGATTCGGAGTTCGTCGATCACTGGTACGGCTTCTACTGCTACGAAGCGCAGAACGTGGTGATCAAGGGCAACACCTACCGCGACAACATCGTCTACGGCATCGACCCGCACGACCGCTCGCATGGCCTGATCATCGCCGAGAACACCGTGTTCGGTACCAAGAAGAAGCACGGAATCATCATCTCGCGCGAGGTCAACGACAGCTGGATCATCAACAACGAGAGCTACGACAACAAGCTCTCCGGCGTGGTCATCGACCGTAACAGCGAACGCAATCTGATCGCCTACAACCGCGTGCACGGCAACCACTCCGACGGCATCACCCTGTACGAGAGCGGCGACAACCTGCTGTGGGGCAACCATGTACTGGGCAACCGGCGCCACGGCATTCGCATCCGCAACAGCGAGAACATCCGCCTCTACGAGAACGTCTCGGCGATGAACCAGCTCACCGGTGTGTACGGCCACATCAAGGACCTGTCCGACACCGACCGCGACCTGGACCTCGACCCGTTCGATACCAAGATCTCGATGATCATCGTCGGCGGCACTTTGGCCGGTAACGGCTCCAGCCCGATCAACATCGACTCGCCGCTGTCGGTCGAGCTGTACCGCGTGAAGATGCTTGCCCCGCGCAAGAGCAGCGGCATCCAGCTCGCCGGCATCCTCGGCGAAAAACAGGACGAAATCCTCGACCTCATGGTGCGCCAGCGCCTACCCGTGCTGATCGATCCGATCGAGCCCGAGAAACTGACCAATTGA
- a CDS encoding alginate O-acetyltransferase yields MIPSPFKSLSLAVACALASTALQAQERQAPQYQVEDCCSLCPAAHDASRYTTNYMKNFVTLLDAEEGWLFRSVEDLRTEFGTSEVGYQRLKELRDGLKQRGVELVVVYQPTRGLVNRNKLSPADYQRFDYDKALRNYRQALSRFEQLGIWVPDLTPLTDENSDKEFYFRRDQHWTPYGAERTARLVAETVKRIPGFEDIPQKEFVTERIGLMGKTGTMQNVASQLCGTGYAVQYVDQFITEPKDASDGDALFGDESSPKITLVGTSHSGKNYNFGGFLEEYLGTDVLNAAFPGGGLEGAMLEYLASDAFQNDPPQVLIWEFSPLYDLASDRIHRQLMASLSNGCSGQTEVLASEKRLHPGSNEILVNGENKLLTLAGNRHQLDLRFSDPAVKRVDATIWYLNGRREQLKLEKPNTVDTDGRFTVELRDEPGWGEQNFFALEIQKPEDSADDLKVQASLCQRPSGTSQQVAQHD; encoded by the coding sequence ATGATCCCATCACCCTTCAAGTCCCTTTCCCTGGCCGTGGCCTGTGCCCTGGCCAGCACCGCCCTGCAGGCGCAAGAGCGCCAGGCGCCGCAGTATCAGGTCGAAGACTGCTGCTCGCTGTGCCCGGCTGCGCACGACGCCAGCCGCTACACCACCAACTACATGAAGAACTTCGTCACCCTGCTCGATGCCGAGGAAGGCTGGCTGTTTCGCAGCGTCGAAGACCTGCGCACCGAGTTCGGCACCAGTGAAGTCGGCTACCAGCGCCTCAAGGAGCTGCGTGACGGCCTCAAGCAACGCGGCGTGGAGCTGGTGGTGGTCTACCAACCGACCCGCGGCCTGGTCAATCGCAACAAGCTGTCGCCCGCCGACTACCAGCGCTTCGACTACGACAAGGCGCTGCGCAACTACCGCCAGGCGCTGAGCCGCTTCGAGCAACTGGGTATCTGGGTGCCGGACCTGACCCCGCTGACCGACGAAAACAGCGACAAGGAGTTCTACTTCCGCCGCGACCAGCACTGGACGCCCTACGGTGCCGAGCGCACCGCACGGCTGGTGGCCGAGACGGTCAAGCGCATCCCCGGTTTCGAAGATATTCCGCAGAAGGAATTCGTCACCGAACGCATCGGCCTGATGGGCAAGACCGGCACTATGCAGAACGTCGCCAGCCAGCTGTGCGGCACCGGCTACGCGGTGCAATACGTCGATCAGTTCATCACCGAACCGAAGGACGCCAGCGATGGCGACGCGCTGTTCGGCGACGAGAGCAGCCCGAAGATCACCCTGGTCGGCACCAGCCACAGCGGCAAGAACTACAACTTCGGCGGCTTTCTCGAAGAGTACCTGGGCACCGACGTGCTCAACGCAGCCTTCCCGGGTGGCGGCCTGGAAGGCGCGATGCTCGAGTACCTGGCCAGCGATGCCTTCCAGAACGACCCACCGCAAGTCCTCATCTGGGAGTTCTCGCCGCTCTACGACCTGGCTTCCGACCGCATCCACCGCCAGCTGATGGCCAGCCTGAGCAATGGCTGCAGCGGCCAGACCGAGGTGCTCGCCAGCGAGAAGCGCCTGCATCCGGGCAGCAACGAAATCCTCGTCAATGGCGAGAACAAGCTGCTGACCCTGGCCGGCAATCGCCACCAGCTCGACCTGCGCTTCAGCGACCCTGCGGTCAAGCGCGTCGACGCCACCATCTGGTACCTCAACGGCCGCCGCGAACAGCTCAAGCTGGAGAAACCCAACACCGTCGATACCGACGGCCGTTTCACCGTCGAGCTGCGCGACGAGCCGGGCTGGGGTGAGCAGAACTTCTTCGCCCTGGAAATCCAGAAGCCCGAAGACAGCGCCGACGACCTGAAAGTCCAGGCCAGCCTGTGCCAGCGCCCGAGCGGCACTAGCCAGCAAGTCGCGCAGCACGACTGA
- a CDS encoding mannuronate-specific alginate lyase, with translation MPIRLAPLPLMAVLLSGPAFAELQPPAGYYAAVGQRDGKAPTCPAVPQPYTGELQFTSKYEGSDKARATLNRQAEKNFRKQTEGIVRLEKEGGRMITSYMRTGQPERLECAIEWLDQWASADALESEQFNHTGKSMRKWALGSLAGAWLRLKFSESQPLAAYPQQSARIEAWFTRLAEHTVREWSDLPLRNINNHSYWAAWSVMAVAVIDDRRDLFDWSISQFRIAANQVDDEGYLANEMRRSQRALAYHNYALPPLAMIAAFAEANEVDLRGENHGALQRLAERVLQGARDPAAFAQRTGSKQDMSELRKDFKYAWLAPYCSLYACSEETRELNQEMGPFNSFRLGGEVTQVFNGRRADSGAPANSPP, from the coding sequence ATGCCCATACGACTCGCTCCCTTGCCCCTGATGGCCGTGCTGCTCAGCGGCCCGGCCTTTGCCGAACTGCAACCGCCAGCGGGCTACTACGCCGCCGTCGGCCAGCGCGACGGCAAGGCGCCCACCTGCCCGGCGGTGCCGCAGCCGTATACCGGTGAGCTGCAGTTCACCAGCAAGTACGAGGGCTCCGACAAGGCGCGCGCCACGCTCAACCGCCAGGCGGAGAAGAACTTCCGCAAGCAGACCGAGGGCATCGTCCGCCTGGAGAAGGAAGGCGGGCGGATGATCACCAGCTACATGCGCACCGGTCAGCCGGAGCGCCTGGAATGCGCCATCGAATGGCTCGACCAGTGGGCCAGTGCCGATGCGCTGGAGTCCGAGCAGTTCAACCACACCGGCAAGTCGATGCGCAAATGGGCGCTCGGCAGCCTGGCCGGCGCCTGGCTGCGTCTGAAGTTTTCCGAGTCGCAGCCACTGGCCGCCTACCCGCAGCAGAGCGCACGCATCGAGGCCTGGTTCACCCGCCTGGCCGAACACACGGTACGCGAGTGGAGCGACCTGCCGCTGCGCAATATCAACAACCACAGCTACTGGGCCGCCTGGTCGGTGATGGCGGTGGCGGTCATCGATGATCGTCGCGACCTGTTCGACTGGTCCATCAGTCAGTTCCGCATCGCCGCCAATCAGGTCGATGACGAAGGCTACCTGGCCAACGAGATGCGCCGTAGCCAACGCGCCCTGGCCTACCACAACTACGCCCTGCCACCGCTGGCGATGATCGCCGCGTTCGCCGAGGCCAATGAAGTCGACCTGCGCGGCGAGAACCATGGCGCCCTGCAGCGCCTGGCCGAACGCGTACTGCAAGGTGCGCGCGACCCGGCTGCGTTCGCCCAGCGCACCGGTTCCAAACAGGACATGAGCGAGCTGCGCAAGGACTTCAAGTACGCCTGGCTGGCGCCCTACTGCAGCCTCTACGCCTGCAGTGAAGAGACCCGCGAACTGAACCAGGAGATGGGGCCGTTCAACAGCTTCCGCCTCGGTGGCGAGGTGACGCAGGTGTTCAACGGCCGTAGGGCGGACTCAGGAGCGCCAGCGAACAGTCCGCCATAG
- a CDS encoding MBOAT family O-acyltransferase: MVFSSNVFLFLFLPIFLGLYYLCPNRGRNLLILIGSYAFYAWWRVDFLLLFAAVTLWNYLFGLRIQAHAGTQAARRWVVAGVIGNLATLGYFKYANFGVANINAVLESMGMEPFVLTAVILPIGISFYIFQSISYLIDVYRRDTEPTRNLINFAAFIALFPQLIAGPVLRYKDLADQFTDRTHSLDKFSEGATRFMQGFVKKVFIADSLAPLVDHCFALENPSTGDAWLGMIAYTAQLYFDFSGYSDMAIGLGLMMGFRFMENFNQPYISQSITEFWRRWHISLSTWLRDYLYVPLGGNRHGTFNTYRNLFLTMLLGGFWHGANWTFLIWGAWHGMWLAIERALGVKAAPIVFNPLKWAFTLLLVMLGWVIFRAENLQVAGRMYAALFSFADWQLSELTLARITGLQMVTLVLAWVVIAVNGARQFLASRNHEPGLTLASAGIALQAVDLRLVVMRGALLLLFCVSLLKLSAQSYSPFLYFQF; encoded by the coding sequence ATGGTCTTTTCATCCAACGTCTTTTTGTTCCTGTTTCTGCCGATCTTTCTCGGCCTGTACTACCTGTGCCCGAATCGCGGGCGCAACCTGCTGATCCTGATTGGCAGCTACGCCTTCTATGCCTGGTGGCGGGTGGATTTCCTTCTGCTGTTCGCTGCGGTAACGCTGTGGAACTACCTGTTCGGCCTGCGCATCCAGGCGCATGCCGGCACACAGGCGGCACGCCGCTGGGTGGTCGCGGGTGTGATCGGCAACCTGGCCACACTGGGCTACTTCAAGTACGCCAACTTCGGCGTGGCCAATATCAACGCCGTGCTCGAATCGATGGGGATGGAGCCCTTCGTCCTCACTGCGGTGATCCTGCCGATCGGTATTTCCTTCTACATCTTCCAGTCGATCAGCTACCTGATCGACGTATACCGCCGCGATACCGAACCAACGCGCAACCTGATCAACTTCGCGGCCTTCATTGCCCTGTTCCCGCAACTGATCGCCGGCCCCGTGCTGCGCTACAAGGACCTGGCCGACCAGTTCACCGACCGTACCCACAGCCTCGACAAGTTCAGTGAAGGCGCCACGCGCTTCATGCAGGGCTTCGTCAAGAAGGTATTCATCGCCGACAGCCTGGCGCCGCTGGTGGACCACTGCTTCGCCCTGGAAAACCCCAGCACCGGCGATGCCTGGCTGGGCATGATCGCCTACACCGCGCAGCTCTACTTCGACTTCTCCGGCTATAGCGACATGGCCATCGGCCTGGGCCTGATGATGGGTTTCCGCTTCATGGAGAACTTCAACCAGCCCTATATCAGCCAGTCGATCACCGAGTTCTGGCGGCGCTGGCACATCAGCCTGTCCACCTGGCTGCGTGACTACCTGTACGTACCGCTTGGCGGCAACCGTCATGGCACGTTCAACACCTACCGCAACCTGTTCCTGACCATGTTGCTGGGCGGTTTCTGGCACGGCGCCAACTGGACCTTCCTGATCTGGGGCGCCTGGCACGGCATGTGGCTGGCCATCGAACGCGCCCTCGGCGTGAAAGCCGCACCGATTGTGTTCAACCCGTTGAAATGGGCCTTCACCCTGCTGCTGGTAATGCTCGGCTGGGTGATCTTCCGCGCCGAGAATCTGCAGGTGGCCGGACGCATGTATGCCGCGCTGTTCAGCTTTGCTGACTGGCAATTGAGCGAGCTGACCCTGGCGCGCATCACCGGGCTGCAGATGGTCACGCTGGTGCTGGCCTGGGTAGTGATCGCCGTCAACGGCGCCCGCCAGTTCCTCGCCAGCCGCAACCATGAGCCGGGCCTGACCCTGGCCAGCGCCGGCATCGCCCTGCAGGCCGTCGACCTGCGCCTGGTGGTCATGCGCGGCGCCCTGCTGCTGTTGTTCTGCGTCTCGCTGCTCAAGCTCTCGGCGCAGAGCTACTCCCCCTTCCTGTACTTCCAGTTCTGA
- a CDS encoding alginate O-acetyltransferase: MNRPIKTLYVALFALLLLPASLLALTKLTDYHMPAQPSVLDGGLAKSFERHYDENFPLKQAGINLWAAVEYLAFGEGRSGLVIGEDGWLYSDEEFDPVVEGQRQLRDNLALIRGVQRQLEERDIQLILAIVPAKTRLYPEHTGSHRPSALQRSLYPRFHRAVRNAGIAAPDLLAPLQAAKADAPVFLRTDTHWTPEGADVTAKALSDVVHSAMQLRGEPQQFVTETVETRTHEGDLTRFLPLAPLFENLMPQADRLQQRETQAAESSSDDLFGDSDLPVTLVGTSYSANPAWNFAGALREHLQRDLANHAEEGGGPLVPMLKYLQSDELEDHPPQLVIWEFPERYLPMASDFTDFDPQWLAALKDGGERQGLAAASH; the protein is encoded by the coding sequence ATGAATCGCCCCATCAAGACCCTGTATGTCGCGCTGTTCGCCCTGCTGCTGTTGCCGGCCAGCCTGCTCGCCCTGACCAAGCTCACCGACTACCACATGCCAGCGCAGCCGAGCGTGCTCGACGGCGGCCTGGCCAAGAGCTTCGAGCGTCACTACGACGAGAACTTCCCGCTCAAGCAGGCCGGCATCAACCTCTGGGCCGCCGTGGAGTACCTCGCATTCGGCGAGGGCCGCAGTGGTCTGGTGATCGGCGAAGACGGCTGGCTGTATTCGGACGAAGAGTTCGATCCGGTGGTCGAGGGTCAGCGTCAGCTGCGCGACAACCTGGCGCTGATTCGTGGTGTACAGCGTCAGCTCGAGGAGCGCGATATCCAACTGATTCTGGCCATCGTCCCGGCCAAGACGCGTCTGTACCCGGAGCACACCGGTAGCCATCGCCCCAGCGCTCTGCAGCGCAGCCTGTACCCGCGTTTTCACCGCGCGGTGCGCAACGCCGGGATCGCCGCGCCGGATCTGCTCGCACCGCTGCAGGCAGCCAAAGCCGACGCCCCGGTGTTCCTGCGTACCGACACCCACTGGACCCCGGAAGGCGCCGACGTCACTGCCAAGGCGCTGAGCGATGTGGTGCACAGCGCCATGCAACTGCGTGGCGAGCCACAACAGTTCGTCACCGAAACCGTGGAAACCCGTACGCACGAAGGCGATCTGACTCGCTTTCTGCCGCTGGCACCGCTGTTCGAAAACCTGATGCCGCAGGCCGACCGTCTGCAACAGCGCGAGACTCAAGCCGCCGAAAGCAGTAGCGACGACCTGTTCGGCGACAGCGACCTGCCGGTGACGCTGGTCGGCACCAGCTACAGCGCCAACCCGGCCTGGAACTTCGCAGGCGCCCTGCGTGAGCACCTGCAGCGCGACCTGGCCAACCACGCCGAGGAAGGCGGCGGCCCGCTGGTACCGATGCTCAAGTACCTGCAAAGCGACGAGCTCGAGGACCACCCGCCACAGCTGGTGATCTGGGAATTCCCCGAACGTTATTTGCCGATGGCCAGCGACTTCACCGATTTCGACCCGCAATGGCTCGCCGCACTCAAAGACGGCGGCGAGCGCCAGGGGCTGGCTGCTGCCAGTCACTGA
- a CDS encoding alginate O-acetyltransferase AlgF, whose amino-acid sequence MTTQTTLRRFTLGACALALGLGMFQAQADDGALYGPKAPKGSAFVRAYNASSAELDVSVGQTQLKQISPLGSSDFKFLPAGSYQAQVGNAQMAVDLQAARYYTLVSQTGAEPRLVEEPPFTSRQKALLRVQNLTDSTLSLKTADGKTAVVADVKPDGRGDREINPVKVGLALFDGERKVADLKPVTLERGEVVSLFVTGGQGKLSPVWVKRPIDG is encoded by the coding sequence ATGACAACTCAAACCACCCTACGCCGCTTCACCCTGGGCGCCTGCGCCCTGGCCCTCGGCCTCGGCATGTTCCAGGCACAGGCCGATGACGGCGCCCTTTACGGGCCCAAGGCACCGAAAGGCTCGGCCTTCGTCCGCGCCTACAACGCCAGCAGCGCCGAACTCGATGTCAGCGTCGGCCAGACCCAGCTCAAGCAGATCTCGCCGCTGGGCTCCAGCGACTTCAAGTTCCTTCCGGCCGGCAGCTATCAGGCCCAGGTCGGTAACGCACAGATGGCGGTGGATCTGCAGGCCGCGCGTTACTACACCCTGGTCAGCCAGACCGGCGCCGAGCCGCGCCTGGTCGAGGAGCCGCCCTTCACCAGCCGCCAGAAAGCGCTGCTGCGTGTACAGAACCTGACTGACAGCACCCTCAGCCTGAAGACCGCAGACGGCAAGACTGCCGTGGTCGCCGACGTCAAACCTGACGGCCGTGGCGACCGCGAGATCAACCCGGTGAAGGTTGGCCTGGCGCTGTTCGACGGCGAGCGCAAGGTCGCCGACCTGAAACCGGTCACGCTGGAACGCGGCGAAGTGGTCAGCCTGTTCGTCACCGGTGGTCAGGGCAAATTGTCTCCGGTGTGGGTCAAGCGCCCCATCGACGGTTGA
- a CDS encoding mannose-1-phosphate guanylyltransferase/mannose-6-phosphate isomerase, which translates to MTPIILSGGSGSRLWPLSRKLYPKQFLALTGEQTLFQQTLQRLSFDGMQPPVLVANQEHRFIVLEQLEQIGQQTQMLLLEPFGRNTAPAVAMAALQLVAEGRDELMLVLPADHVLDDQQAFRQALALATVAAEKGEMVLFGVPADRPETGYGYIRGQADGDLPDGVARVARFVEKPDAQRATEYVNSGDYYWNSGMFLFRASRFLEELKHHDVDIYDTCLLALERSQREGTQITIDPATFACCPDNSIDYAVMEKTSRACVVPLAAGWNDVGSWSSIWEVHDKDDAGNVTKGDVVLEDSRNCLIHGNGKLVSVLGLDDIVVVETKDAMMVAHKDRVQDVKKLVGKLDEQGRCETQNHCEVYRPWGSYDSVDMGGRFQVKHITVKPGAQLSLQMHHHRAEHWIVVSGTAKVTCDDKEFLLTENQSTYIPMTSVHRLSNPGKIPLEIIEVQSGTYLGEDDIERLEDVYGRSDAVAVGAAH; encoded by the coding sequence ATGACCCCCATCATCCTATCCGGTGGCAGCGGCTCGCGACTCTGGCCTCTTTCGCGCAAGCTCTATCCCAAGCAGTTCCTCGCCCTGACCGGTGAGCAGACGCTGTTCCAGCAGACCCTGCAGCGCCTCTCCTTCGACGGCATGCAACCGCCCGTGCTGGTGGCCAACCAGGAGCACCGCTTCATCGTCCTCGAGCAACTGGAGCAGATCGGTCAGCAGACGCAAATGCTGCTGCTCGAGCCGTTCGGCCGCAACACCGCCCCCGCCGTGGCCATGGCCGCCCTGCAGCTGGTCGCCGAAGGTCGTGACGAATTGATGCTGGTGCTGCCGGCCGATCACGTACTGGACGACCAGCAAGCCTTCCGCCAGGCCCTGGCACTGGCCACCGTGGCCGCTGAAAAAGGCGAGATGGTGCTGTTCGGCGTACCAGCCGACCGCCCGGAAACCGGCTACGGCTACATCCGCGGCCAGGCCGACGGCGACCTGCCCGATGGCGTGGCGCGCGTCGCCCGCTTCGTCGAAAAACCCGACGCCCAACGCGCCACCGAGTATGTGAACAGCGGCGACTATTACTGGAACAGCGGCATGTTCCTGTTCCGCGCCAGCCGCTTCCTCGAAGAGCTCAAGCACCACGACGTGGACATCTACGACACCTGTTTGCTGGCCCTGGAACGCAGCCAGCGCGAGGGCACCCAGATCACCATCGACCCGGCCACCTTCGCCTGCTGCCCGGACAACTCCATCGACTACGCGGTGATGGAGAAGACCAGCCGCGCCTGCGTGGTGCCGCTCGCCGCCGGCTGGAACGATGTCGGCAGTTGGTCGTCGATCTGGGAAGTGCATGACAAGGACGACGCCGGCAACGTGACCAAGGGCGACGTGGTGCTCGAGGACAGCCGCAACTGCCTGATCCACGGCAATGGCAAACTGGTCTCGGTGCTGGGCCTGGACGACATCGTCGTGGTGGAAACCAAGGACGCCATGATGGTGGCGCACAAGGACCGCGTGCAGGACGTCAAGAAACTGGTTGGCAAGCTCGACGAGCAGGGTCGCTGCGAGACCCAGAACCACTGCGAGGTCTACCGCCCTTGGGGCTCGTACGACTCGGTAGACATGGGCGGCCGCTTCCAGGTCAAGCACATCACCGTCAAACCGGGCGCGCAGCTGTCGCTGCAGATGCACCACCACCGTGCCGAGCACTGGATCGTGGTGTCCGGTACCGCCAAGGTGACCTGCGACGATAAAGAGTTCCTGCTCACCGAGAACCAGTCCACCTACATCCCGATGACCTCGGTGCACCGCCTCTCCAACCCGGGCAAGATCCCGCTGGAGATCATCGAGGTGCAGTCCGGCACCTACCTCGGTGAGGACGATATCGAGCGCCTGGAAGATGTGTACGGTCGCAGCGATGCAGTAGCAGTCGGCGCCGCACACTGA
- a CDS encoding multidrug transporter → MLFGVVLVITWLILLIRYPTKALPVSMAALVGLGLVATWVLWQENQDERYLAHVELRLSYDPQRCPADRPLAIDLKNGSDAALLELRWEVAAYRPGNATNLAQRLYESPRYSGPGELLPGASWSDCMPLPDLRSGYRPATLEFRAERLQGKFIR, encoded by the coding sequence ATGCTGTTCGGTGTCGTACTCGTCATCACCTGGCTGATCCTGCTGATTCGCTACCCGACCAAGGCCCTGCCTGTGTCCATGGCCGCGCTGGTCGGTCTCGGCCTGGTGGCGACCTGGGTGCTCTGGCAGGAAAACCAGGACGAGCGCTACCTCGCTCATGTCGAATTGCGCCTGAGCTACGACCCGCAGCGCTGCCCCGCTGATCGCCCACTGGCCATCGACCTGAAGAACGGCAGCGACGCCGCCCTGCTGGAGCTGCGCTGGGAAGTCGCCGCCTACCGCCCAGGCAACGCCACCAACCTGGCCCAGCGCCTTTACGAGTCGCCACGCTATAGCGGCCCCGGCGAGCTGCTGCCGGGCGCCAGCTGGAGTGACTGCATGCCCCTGCCCGACCTGCGCAGCGGCTATCGCCCGGCTACGCTGGAGTTTCGCGCCGAGCGCCTGCAAGGCAAATTCATTCGATAA